In the Streptomyces formicae genome, one interval contains:
- a CDS encoding peptidoglycan-binding domain-containing protein, translating to MRTDRNRTPLRPAAVVATLAAVGALFAAPGAAHAGTPAPAGASTAAPGHGLERFQARHGLPRTGSVDSATARALRDASDAELHRTFRTAADLGPEELANARTVIGVGKGAQIPEQGQVIALMTAMQESKFVNYLTPVDHDSLGIFQQRPSTGWGTPEQITDVPTSSKSFYGVAPFGSNPGLIQIDGWQTMPPGEVCQAVQVSAYPDRYAQWEQFARDLLAQEGPSVPPIP from the coding sequence ATGCGCACCGACCGAAACCGAACTCCCCTACGCCCGGCGGCCGTTGTCGCCACACTGGCCGCCGTCGGCGCCCTGTTCGCCGCGCCCGGCGCGGCCCATGCCGGTACGCCCGCCCCCGCCGGGGCCTCGACGGCGGCCCCCGGACACGGCCTTGAGCGGTTCCAGGCCCGGCACGGGCTGCCCAGGACCGGCTCCGTCGACTCCGCGACCGCCAGAGCCCTGCGGGACGCCTCCGACGCCGAACTGCACAGGACCTTCCGGACCGCCGCCGACCTCGGCCCGGAGGAGCTCGCCAACGCCCGCACCGTCATCGGCGTCGGCAAGGGCGCCCAGATCCCCGAGCAGGGCCAGGTCATCGCGCTGATGACCGCCATGCAGGAGTCGAAGTTCGTCAACTACCTGACCCCCGTGGACCACGACTCGCTCGGCATCTTCCAGCAGCGCCCCAGCACCGGATGGGGCACGCCCGAACAGATCACCGACGTGCCCACCTCGTCCAAGTCCTTCTACGGAGTGGCCCCCTTCGGCAGCAACCCGGGCCTGATCCAGATCGACGGCTGGCAGACCATGCCGCCCGGCGAGGTCTGCCAGGCGGTCCAGGTCTCCGCCTACCCCGACCGCTACGCGCAGTGGGAGCAGTTCGCCCGCGACCTGCTCGCCCAGGAAGGCCCCTCGGTCCCGCCCATTCCCTGA
- a CDS encoding ArsR/SmtB family transcription factor, protein MLRVHFTSEDLTRVRIASGPDHLWEISNSVQTLQRRDGAREFGEWRRWARPRLSESSRLLSPLLPPHGNSPDFLTPSLGGGTTLEAAVDALVRTPRPRLRADLRRVAASRRLPGWTESLAGGDGVTLKRLGRAVQTYHLEALAPFWRRVHAHVDADRMLRVRSLMEGGTEGLLAGLGPQFRWRSPVWEVDYPVDHELRLDGRGLTLQPSFFCWPTPITLADAELPPVLVYPIDHDMDWTRATADGRTDDSALGALVGHTRAAVLKAVRTGACTVELARHLDVTHPAVSQHMKVLRAAGLVTTVRRAGRSLHVATAEGRALLRSCERGDGG, encoded by the coding sequence ATGCTTCGGGTGCACTTCACGTCCGAGGACCTGACGCGGGTACGCATCGCGTCGGGTCCCGACCACCTGTGGGAGATCAGCAACAGCGTGCAGACCCTGCAACGGCGGGACGGTGCGCGGGAGTTCGGGGAGTGGCGCAGATGGGCGAGACCGCGCCTCTCGGAGAGCTCCCGGCTCCTCTCGCCCCTGCTGCCCCCGCACGGCAACTCGCCGGACTTCCTCACCCCCTCGCTCGGAGGCGGCACGACGCTGGAGGCCGCGGTGGACGCGCTGGTGCGCACACCGAGGCCGCGGCTCCGTGCCGACCTGCGACGGGTGGCCGCCTCGCGCAGACTGCCCGGTTGGACGGAGTCCCTCGCGGGCGGCGACGGAGTCACCCTCAAGCGGCTCGGGCGGGCGGTCCAGACGTACCACCTGGAGGCGCTCGCGCCCTTCTGGAGGCGGGTCCACGCCCACGTCGACGCCGACCGGATGCTGCGCGTGCGCAGTCTCATGGAGGGCGGCACGGAAGGGTTGCTGGCCGGTCTCGGTCCTCAATTCCGCTGGCGCTCACCGGTGTGGGAAGTCGACTACCCCGTCGACCACGAGCTGCGCCTGGACGGTCGCGGGCTCACCCTCCAGCCGTCGTTCTTCTGCTGGCCCACGCCCATCACGCTCGCCGACGCGGAGCTGCCGCCCGTCCTGGTGTACCCCATCGACCACGACATGGACTGGACGCGTGCGACGGCTGACGGCCGCACGGACGACAGCGCGCTCGGCGCGCTCGTCGGACACACCCGCGCCGCCGTCCTCAAGGCAGTCCGCACCGGTGCGTGCACGGTCGAGCTCGCCCGCCACCTGGACGTGACCCATCCCGCGGTGAGCCAGCACATGAAGGTGCTGCGCGCGGCGGGTCTGGTGACCACGGTGCGCAGGGCCGGGCGGTCGCTGCACGTGGCGACCGCGGAAGGGCGTGCGCTGCTGCGCAGTTGTGAGCGCGGCGACGGCGGCTAG
- a CDS encoding non-ribosomal peptide synthetase produces MPANQEFRNSPTGHSAVTRSEPSAVPPADRTAPLELSYAQQRSWFLAQMRTASEAHHLPLAVELEGTLDRTALGRALDALSARHEVLRTRFTTVAGTPFQEIGPADTGFPLAFHDLTDRPDAEERLGALQREEATATFDLARGPLARGRLIALGAERHVLLLTLHHSITDARSLSVLTRELGALYTAFTEGAADPLPPLSVQYADYAAWQRQWLTGAAAEQQRAYWQGALAGSPALLELITDRPRPAEQDFRGGRVPLAFDEELTAALEELARRHGCAVSTAVLAGWALTLSRLSGQTDVVIGTPTARRRSAELDGLIGLFANTLALRVDLSAEPTVAELLRRVTEVSLSARDHEDLPFEQVVDVVNPERSLAHTPLFQVFFDWRSAGRDELTLPGVTAAPLPSPYTAAKFDLTLSLAQHDGRVEGDLEYAAAVFDAATAERFGHQLGLVLRQMTEDPERPAAALTLLDEQERRRILTGFNDTERPGDPAGLVERFETQVRERPEQAAVVHEGEQLDFATLERRANRLAHALIARGVRTDDVVGLHLGLSVDLVVAMLGILKAGGAYLPLDPALPQERLAGMVADAGASLVLTDAAAPPDGWPTLAEVEAEGAREDAPGIGFRPDNLAYVIYTSGSTGRPKGVAATHRGILNVLDNWIATFGTTPGLPSAMWPSFAFDASIQEFLLPLTSGGTLELVPGEVRHDPELLTGWLRERRIVEVFLPPAYIKWFCEAPEERLAGLALRFIHSGLESLPEDGLHRLEQTLPGLRILYGYGPTETALYCTAYPDIRPIARQSPIGSPIANMRTYVLDERLQPVPVGVVGELYVAGAGTARCYLSRPGATAERFVADPFVPGERMYRSGDQARWLPEGHLVYAGRNDHQVKLRGFRIEPGEIEVTLLDQPGVVEAAVLADRDEAGDQFLVAAVGVGDAAPRSYADWRAALGQRLPAYMIPAFFVELPQLPLTTNGKLDRAALLAKARADRPVQVNQASPRDHIELALYRIWQRLLLQTEIGISDSFFDVGGTSISAIKLAHAVREEFGETLPVRDILQHPTIEALGERLRRGASGPPPSNLLELRAGEGQARVVCVHPAGGTAFCYLSLAKALPESVGVQGIQSPGVNPGEEFLPSVEAMAEAYLKLIEPLPDGPLVLTGLSYGGLVAHEMGRRLAAAGRERLSVVLLDTQATDDPVLRVPTEPVGMAEFRDKLIKFNGMYPGIDDRQIEQYHHIYNHNLHTSRDHVPASTTARTVLLEAVEGTTDEMLGAVREFWRRRAEGEYAVESVKCDHWEMLESSEVLRAAATIEAELARLTESGSARARARES; encoded by the coding sequence TTGCCCGCGAACCAAGAGTTCCGCAATTCCCCCACCGGACACTCGGCTGTGACGCGGAGCGAGCCCTCCGCCGTGCCGCCCGCGGACCGCACCGCGCCACTGGAATTGTCCTACGCGCAGCAGCGGTCGTGGTTCCTGGCGCAGATGCGGACCGCGAGCGAGGCACACCACCTGCCCCTGGCAGTCGAGTTGGAGGGCACCCTCGACCGCACGGCACTCGGGCGCGCCCTGGACGCGCTGAGCGCACGGCACGAGGTACTGCGCACCCGCTTCACCACGGTGGCGGGCACGCCCTTCCAGGAGATCGGTCCGGCCGACACGGGCTTCCCGCTCGCCTTCCACGACCTCACCGACCGCCCGGACGCGGAAGAGCGACTCGGCGCGCTCCAGCGGGAGGAAGCCACCGCGACCTTCGACCTGGCGCGCGGTCCGCTGGCCCGAGGCCGCCTGATAGCCCTCGGCGCCGAGCGCCACGTCCTGCTCCTGACGCTCCACCACAGCATCACCGACGCCCGGTCGCTGAGCGTCCTGACGCGCGAACTCGGCGCGCTCTACACCGCGTTCACCGAGGGCGCGGCCGACCCGTTGCCGCCGCTGTCGGTGCAGTACGCCGACTACGCCGCCTGGCAGCGACAGTGGCTGACCGGAGCTGCCGCGGAGCAGCAGCGCGCCTACTGGCAGGGGGCCCTCGCCGGATCGCCCGCGCTTCTCGAGCTGATCACCGACCGGCCGCGCCCGGCCGAGCAGGACTTCCGCGGCGGCCGGGTGCCGCTCGCCTTCGACGAGGAACTCACCGCGGCGCTGGAGGAACTCGCGCGACGCCACGGCTGCGCGGTGTCCACGGCCGTCCTCGCCGGATGGGCGCTGACCCTCTCCCGCCTCTCGGGGCAGACCGACGTGGTGATCGGCACGCCCACCGCCCGGCGTCGGAGCGCCGAACTCGACGGCCTGATCGGCCTCTTCGCCAACACGCTGGCCCTGCGCGTCGACCTCTCGGCCGAGCCGACGGTGGCCGAGCTCCTCCGCCGCGTGACGGAGGTGTCGCTCTCGGCGCGCGACCACGAGGACCTGCCGTTCGAGCAGGTCGTCGACGTGGTGAATCCGGAGCGCAGCCTCGCCCACACCCCGCTGTTCCAGGTGTTCTTCGACTGGCGGAGCGCCGGGCGGGACGAGCTGACGCTGCCGGGCGTGACGGCTGCGCCGCTCCCCTCGCCGTACACCGCCGCGAAGTTCGACCTGACGCTGTCCCTGGCACAGCACGACGGCCGCGTCGAAGGCGATCTGGAGTACGCCGCCGCGGTCTTCGACGCGGCGACGGCCGAGCGCTTCGGCCACCAACTGGGCCTGGTCCTGCGCCAGATGACCGAGGACCCGGAGCGGCCCGCTGCCGCCCTCACGCTCCTCGACGAGCAGGAGCGCCGACGGATCCTGACGGGCTTCAACGACACCGAACGGCCCGGCGATCCGGCCGGTCTCGTCGAACGGTTCGAGACGCAGGTGCGCGAGCGGCCCGAGCAGGCCGCCGTGGTCCACGAGGGCGAGCAGCTCGACTTCGCCACCCTGGAGCGGCGTGCCAACCGTCTGGCCCACGCCCTGATCGCGCGTGGTGTGCGCACCGACGACGTGGTCGGCCTGCACCTGGGCCTCTCGGTGGACCTGGTCGTCGCCATGCTGGGCATCCTCAAGGCGGGCGGAGCCTATCTGCCGCTCGATCCCGCGCTGCCGCAGGAGCGGCTCGCGGGCATGGTTGCGGACGCCGGGGCCTCCCTGGTCCTGACCGATGCCGCGGCGCCGCCGGACGGCTGGCCGACGCTCGCCGAGGTCGAGGCCGAGGGGGCCCGCGAGGATGCGCCGGGGATCGGTTTCCGCCCGGACAACCTGGCGTACGTCATCTACACCTCGGGCTCGACCGGCCGTCCCAAGGGAGTGGCCGCCACCCACCGGGGCATCCTCAACGTCCTCGACAACTGGATCGCCACGTTCGGTACGACGCCCGGGCTGCCCTCGGCGATGTGGCCGAGCTTCGCCTTCGACGCGTCGATCCAGGAGTTCCTGCTGCCCCTCACCAGCGGCGGCACCCTGGAACTCGTGCCCGGGGAGGTGCGCCACGACCCCGAGCTCCTGACGGGCTGGCTGCGCGAGCGGCGCATCGTGGAGGTGTTTTTGCCGCCCGCGTACATCAAGTGGTTCTGCGAGGCGCCCGAGGAACGCCTGGCGGGTCTCGCGCTGCGCTTCATCCACAGCGGTCTCGAATCCCTGCCCGAGGACGGCCTGCACCGCCTCGAACAGACGCTGCCCGGGCTGCGCATCCTCTACGGCTACGGGCCCACCGAGACCGCGCTGTACTGCACCGCGTACCCCGACATCCGGCCGATCGCGCGCCAGTCCCCCATCGGCTCGCCGATCGCCAACATGCGCACCTACGTGCTCGACGAGCGGCTCCAGCCGGTGCCGGTGGGTGTCGTGGGCGAGCTGTACGTCGCGGGCGCGGGCACCGCGCGCTGCTATCTGAGCCGCCCGGGAGCGACCGCCGAACGCTTCGTCGCCGACCCCTTCGTCCCCGGTGAGCGCATGTACCGCAGCGGCGACCAGGCCCGCTGGCTGCCCGAGGGGCATCTCGTGTACGCCGGTCGCAACGACCACCAGGTCAAGCTGCGGGGCTTCCGCATCGAACCGGGCGAGATCGAGGTGACGCTGCTCGATCAGCCGGGCGTCGTGGAGGCCGCGGTCCTCGCCGACCGGGACGAGGCGGGCGACCAGTTCCTGGTGGCCGCCGTCGGCGTCGGAGACGCCGCGCCCCGGTCCTACGCCGACTGGCGCGCCGCGCTCGGGCAGCGGCTGCCCGCCTACATGATCCCGGCGTTCTTCGTCGAACTGCCGCAGTTGCCGCTGACCACCAACGGCAAGCTCGACCGCGCGGCCCTGCTCGCCAAGGCGCGCGCCGACCGCCCCGTGCAGGTCAACCAGGCAAGTCCGCGCGACCACATCGAGCTGGCGCTGTACCGGATCTGGCAGCGCCTACTGCTGCAGACCGAGATCGGCATCAGCGACAGCTTCTTCGACGTCGGAGGCACCTCGATCTCCGCCATCAAGCTGGCGCACGCCGTCCGCGAGGAGTTCGGCGAGACGCTGCCGGTCCGCGACATCCTGCAGCACCCGACCATCGAGGCGCTGGGCGAGCGGCTGCGCAGGGGCGCGTCGGGGCCGCCGCCGAGCAACCTCCTGGAGCTCCGCGCGGGCGAAGGACAGGCGCGGGTGGTCTGCGTGCACCCGGCGGGCGGCACCGCGTTCTGCTACCTGTCGCTCGCCAAGGCCCTGCCGGAATCCGTCGGCGTCCAGGGCATCCAGTCGCCCGGCGTCAACCCCGGCGAGGAGTTCCTGCCCTCGGTCGAGGCCATGGCCGAGGCGTACCTGAAGCTCATCGAGCCCCTGCCGGACGGGCCGCTGGTCCTCACCGGCCTCTCCTACGGCGGCCTGGTCGCCCACGAGATGGGGCGCCGCCTCGCCGCGGCGGGACGCGAGCGACTGAGCGTCGTGCTGCTCGACACGCAGGCCACGGACGATCCGGTGCTGCGCGTGCCCACCGAACCGGTGGGCATGGCGGAGTTCCGCGACAAGCTCATCAAGTTCAACGGCATGTACCCCGGCATCGACGACCGGCAGATCGAGCAGTACCACCACATCTACAACCACAACCTGCACACCTCGCGCGACCACGTCCCCGCGTCCACCACGGCACGCACGGTCCTCCTCGAGGCCGTCGAGGGCACGACGGACGAGATGCTCGGTGCCGTGCGGGAGTTCTGGCGCCGCCGCGCCGAAGGCGAGTACGCGGTCGAGTCGGTGAAGTGCGACCACTGGGAGATGCTGGAGTCCTCGGAGGTCCTGCGGGCGGCGGCCACGATCGAGGCCGAGCTGGCACGGCTCACGGAGTCCGGTTCGGCCCGGGCCCGAGCCCGGGAGAGCTGA